One window from the genome of Actinoplanes teichomyceticus ATCC 31121 encodes:
- a CDS encoding PucR family transcriptional regulator: MSWPLPSRRTRELIRRGAEIALQPSAAWLEELDAATLDEPRWQQIAADPVLAAAVRRSNRSNLLFWAAANVRSPGEPVAPNESETPLTIARDLIRRGLDESSLDAYRAAESVVIRLWTQIACTLTSDTEELRDLLDVSLRSIAAFVDATVFAISDRMRTERGALTRGSHAERRETVTLLLDGAPITVQRAEARLRYPLTTMHTAAVAWTDEPGADLNQLDAAADLLATAAGRSRSLSILASAATRWVWVNGRPESSMLHRTLSDLPTVRVALGSTASGVDGFRRSHLDALTTQRLIARLASTQQVAAYEEIELVALLTHSPQNADRFVSRLLGDLRTAPPEIIEAVRAFIAEQCNASRTAERLFTHRNTVLRRLARADHLLPRPLTDNTLEVGAALEILHWRGHM, translated from the coding sequence ATGTCATGGCCGCTGCCCTCCCGTCGCACACGAGAGCTGATCCGCCGAGGCGCCGAGATAGCACTGCAGCCGTCGGCGGCCTGGCTCGAAGAATTGGACGCGGCGACTCTCGACGAACCACGATGGCAGCAAATCGCCGCAGATCCGGTCCTCGCCGCCGCAGTACGGCGCTCAAACCGCTCCAATCTCCTGTTCTGGGCCGCCGCCAACGTTCGTTCCCCCGGCGAACCCGTCGCGCCCAACGAGTCCGAGACACCTCTGACCATCGCCAGAGACCTCATCCGACGCGGCCTGGACGAGTCCTCCCTGGACGCCTATCGCGCCGCGGAAAGCGTCGTCATCCGGCTATGGACCCAGATCGCCTGCACACTGACCAGCGACACCGAGGAATTGCGGGACCTGCTGGACGTATCCCTGCGCTCGATCGCGGCATTCGTTGATGCCACCGTCTTCGCCATCTCCGACCGCATGCGCACCGAACGCGGCGCGCTGACCCGCGGTAGCCACGCCGAACGACGCGAGACCGTCACACTGCTGCTCGATGGTGCCCCGATCACCGTCCAGCGAGCCGAAGCCCGGCTGCGGTACCCGCTGACCACCATGCATACCGCCGCCGTAGCCTGGACCGACGAGCCCGGCGCTGACCTGAATCAGCTCGATGCCGCCGCCGACCTGCTCGCTACGGCGGCGGGCCGGTCACGGTCGTTGAGCATTCTGGCCAGTGCGGCTACCCGCTGGGTGTGGGTCAACGGCAGACCGGAGAGCAGCATGCTGCACCGCACGTTGTCCGACCTACCCACCGTGCGTGTCGCGCTGGGTTCTACCGCGTCGGGAGTCGACGGGTTCCGCCGCAGCCATCTCGACGCACTCACCACCCAACGTCTCATCGCCCGGCTGGCGTCGACTCAGCAGGTTGCCGCGTACGAGGAGATCGAACTCGTGGCGCTGCTCACCCACAGCCCGCAGAACGCCGACCGATTCGTCAGCCGCCTGCTGGGCGATCTGCGAACAGCGCCACCGGAAATCATCGAAGCCGTGCGCGCTTTCATCGCCGAGCAGTGCAACGCCTCCCGAACCGCCGAGCGTCTGTTCACCCACCGCAACACCGTCTTGCGACGATTGGCTCGCGCCGACCATCTACTGCCACGACCGCTCACCGACAACACCCTGGAGGTCGGTGCCGCACTGGAGATCCTCCACTGGCGCGGCCACATGTGA
- a CDS encoding flavin-containing monooxygenase, with amino-acid sequence MSAPAVEHLDVAIIGAGISGIGAARYVKTHLPAKTFAVLEARAASGGTWDLFRYPGIRSDSDLHTFGYEFKPWRDKQAIADAPRILNYLREAVAENGLDAHIRYHRKVTAASWSSVTARWTLDVEHVDTGEQVHLSAGWVFVASGYYRYDEGFTPRFPGREQFTGTVVHPQHWPDDLDYTGKKVLVIGSGATAVTLVPAMADTAAHVTMLQRTPSYIMPIPREDALANAMRRILGEDLAYRLVRRKNITRGRLVWQFCQRYPKLARRLIRRVNISQLPAGYSVDEHFNPPYDPWDQRLCAVPDGDLFRAIRDGQATIVTDTIDTFTATGVRLNSGRELHADIIVTATGLNVQAFGGIRLTVDGEPVHLPDTVAYKGMMLSGVPNLAYAIGYTNSSWTLKIGLLCEHFCRLLAHMQTHGYDICRPEVTDPAMPTRPFLDFAAGYIQRAIDHLPRQGDRMPWLTSMDYRGDVTLLRTGAVAAPELRFARAVATSEVAS; translated from the coding sequence ATGTCCGCTCCTGCCGTTGAACACCTCGATGTCGCGATCATCGGTGCCGGAATCTCCGGAATCGGAGCCGCGCGATATGTCAAGACGCACTTGCCGGCGAAGACGTTCGCCGTTCTGGAGGCTCGTGCCGCGTCCGGAGGGACCTGGGATTTGTTCCGCTATCCGGGTATCCGATCGGACTCAGATCTGCACACTTTCGGTTACGAATTCAAACCCTGGCGTGACAAGCAGGCGATTGCCGATGCCCCACGGATCTTGAACTACCTGCGGGAGGCGGTGGCAGAGAACGGCCTTGACGCGCACATACGCTATCACCGCAAGGTGACCGCGGCATCCTGGTCCAGCGTGACGGCGCGGTGGACTCTCGATGTCGAACACGTCGATACCGGGGAGCAGGTGCACCTCAGCGCCGGCTGGGTGTTCGTTGCCAGCGGCTATTACCGATACGACGAAGGCTTCACCCCCCGATTCCCGGGCCGCGAGCAGTTCACCGGAACCGTCGTACACCCACAGCACTGGCCTGACGACCTCGACTACACCGGCAAGAAGGTACTTGTCATCGGTAGCGGCGCCACCGCGGTGACCCTCGTTCCGGCGATGGCCGACACCGCCGCGCACGTAACCATGCTCCAGCGCACACCGTCGTACATCATGCCGATACCCCGCGAGGACGCCTTGGCCAACGCGATGCGCCGCATCCTCGGCGAAGACCTCGCCTACCGGCTGGTACGGCGCAAGAACATCACGCGCGGCCGTCTGGTCTGGCAGTTCTGCCAGCGATACCCCAAGCTGGCCCGCCGCCTCATCCGCCGGGTCAACATCAGCCAACTCCCGGCCGGTTATTCGGTGGACGAGCACTTCAACCCGCCGTACGACCCTTGGGACCAGCGCCTGTGCGCTGTGCCCGACGGGGATCTATTCCGCGCCATCCGCGATGGCCAAGCCACGATCGTCACCGACACGATCGACACCTTCACCGCAACCGGCGTACGACTGAACTCGGGCCGCGAGCTGCACGCCGACATCATCGTCACCGCTACCGGCCTCAACGTGCAGGCATTCGGAGGTATCCGGCTCACCGTCGACGGTGAGCCGGTGCATCTGCCCGACACCGTCGCCTACAAGGGCATGATGCTTTCCGGCGTCCCGAACCTCGCCTACGCGATCGGCTACACCAACTCCTCGTGGACACTGAAGATCGGCCTGCTCTGTGAGCACTTCTGCCGGTTGCTGGCCCACATGCAGACCCACGGCTACGACATCTGCCGGCCTGAGGTCACCGACCCCGCGATGCCGACGCGGCCGTTCCTCGACTTCGCCGCCGGCTACATCCAGCGCGCCATCGACCACTTGCCTCGCCAAGGCGACCGGATGCCTTGGCTGACCTCCATGGACTACCGCGGCGACGTCACTCTTTTGCGCACCGGCGCCGTCGCCGCCCCTGAACTGAGGTTCGCCCGAGCGGTCGCCACGAGCGAGGTCGCGTCATGA
- a CDS encoding alpha/beta fold hydrolase: MTATAGPTPDGVLSDGADQFVDTPAGPRICYRVDGAPQGVPLLLIAGLGLDLTSWPVRMVDSFTASGFRVIRLDNRDAGRSSRIDASPPSLLRQLLARPRPDAYTLADMAADTLVRLAQPAARTVDASVTHHLRMLSHISSPTFPPDAELERTWAASVWQRRGGTGDGPAVARQIDAIRASGDRTAELGRITAPTLVIHGDRDRMVHPSGGRATTRAIPGARHIEIPGMGHHLAPGLLDRLSQLITDHITHSTSPRRGDQS; encoded by the coding sequence ATGACCGCGACCGCGGGACCGACGCCTGACGGCGTCCTGTCCGACGGCGCCGACCAGTTCGTCGACACGCCCGCCGGGCCCCGAATCTGCTACCGCGTCGACGGCGCCCCGCAAGGTGTGCCGCTGCTGCTGATCGCCGGGCTCGGCCTGGACCTCACCTCTTGGCCGGTCCGCATGGTGGACTCGTTCACCGCATCCGGTTTCCGCGTGATCCGTCTGGACAACCGCGACGCCGGCCGTTCGAGCCGCATCGACGCATCCCCGCCCAGCCTGCTCCGGCAACTGCTGGCCCGACCCCGCCCGGACGCCTACACCCTTGCCGACATGGCCGCGGACACCCTCGTCCGTCTCGCCCAGCCCGCCGCTCGGACAGTCGACGCCTCCGTCACACACCACCTGCGGATGCTCTCGCACATCAGCTCACCGACGTTCCCACCCGACGCCGAACTTGAGCGCACCTGGGCGGCGTCCGTATGGCAACGCCGTGGTGGCACCGGTGACGGCCCCGCGGTCGCGCGACAGATCGACGCCATCCGCGCATCCGGTGACCGCACCGCCGAACTGGGCCGGATCACCGCGCCCACGCTGGTGATCCACGGCGACCGTGACCGCATGGTGCATCCCAGCGGTGGCCGCGCCACCACCCGCGCCATTCCCGGCGCCCGGCACATCGAGATTCCCGGCATGGGACACCACCTCGCACCGGGACTGCTCGACCGTCTCTCGCAGCTCATCACCGACCACATCACCCACAGCACGTCGCCTCGAAGAGGAGATCAATCATGA
- a CDS encoding 2Fe-2S iron-sulfur cluster-binding protein → MNIFVNGIEHRLHLDPRTTLLDALREHLGLTGAKKGCDHGQCGACTVLLDGRRVNSCLILAISQQDAEITTIEGVDHPVQREFLEHDGFQCGYCTPGQICSAVGMLGEVARGWPSAVTRDGDDLLSDAEIRERMSGNLCRCGAYPNMVPAIRAAAR, encoded by the coding sequence ATGAACATTTTCGTCAACGGGATCGAGCACCGGCTCCACCTGGATCCGCGCACCACTCTGCTGGACGCGCTGCGTGAGCATCTCGGCCTGACCGGCGCGAAGAAGGGCTGTGATCACGGCCAGTGCGGGGCCTGCACGGTGCTGCTGGACGGGCGGCGGGTCAACAGCTGCCTGATCTTGGCGATCTCCCAGCAGGATGCCGAGATCACCACCATCGAGGGGGTCGACCACCCGGTGCAGCGGGAATTCCTCGAGCACGACGGCTTCCAGTGCGGCTACTGCACGCCGGGCCAGATCTGCTCGGCGGTCGGCATGCTGGGCGAGGTGGCCCGGGGCTGGCCGAGCGCGGTCACCCGCGACGGGGACGACCTGCTCAGCGACGCCGAGATCCGCGAGCGGATGAGCGGCAACCTGTGCCGCTGTGGCGCGTACCCGAACATGGTCCCCGCCATCCGGGCGGCGGCGCGGTGA
- a CDS encoding FAD binding domain-containing protein has product MKTFTYRTATEAAGGLEPGATFLAGGTNLVDLMKLGVATPDVLVDVTRLGLGEVTGLPEGGLRVGAGVRNSDLAAHPLVRRDFPVLSQALLAGASGQLRNMATTGGNLLQRTRCRYFMDPTTPCNKRRPGSGCPAREGDHRDLAILGARDDCVATHPSDMAVALAALGAVVNTSARAIPLAELYTDEAPDVDTVLDHGELITSVDVPPVNGRQAYRKVRDRASYAFAVASVAAALEVADGRVTDVRLALGAVAHKPWRALIAEETLRGRPATRESFLAAADAELAAAAPLRDNAFKVPLTRNLVASVLEDLA; this is encoded by the coding sequence GTGAAGACGTTCACCTACCGCACCGCGACCGAGGCCGCCGGCGGTCTGGAACCGGGCGCGACCTTCCTGGCCGGCGGCACGAACCTGGTCGACCTGATGAAGCTCGGCGTGGCCACGCCGGACGTGCTGGTCGACGTGACCCGGCTCGGGCTCGGGGAGGTCACCGGGCTCCCCGAGGGCGGCCTGCGGGTCGGCGCCGGCGTGCGCAACAGCGACCTGGCCGCCCACCCCCTGGTGCGCCGGGACTTCCCGGTGCTGAGCCAGGCGCTGCTGGCCGGCGCCTCCGGCCAGCTGCGCAACATGGCCACCACCGGCGGCAACCTGCTGCAGCGGACCCGGTGCCGCTACTTCATGGATCCCACGACGCCGTGCAACAAGCGCCGGCCCGGCTCCGGCTGCCCGGCCCGCGAGGGCGACCACCGCGACCTGGCCATCCTCGGCGCGCGGGACGACTGCGTCGCCACCCACCCGTCGGACATGGCGGTGGCGCTGGCCGCGCTCGGCGCCGTGGTGAACACGTCGGCCCGCGCCATCCCACTGGCCGAGCTGTACACCGACGAGGCGCCGGACGTGGACACGGTCCTCGACCACGGTGAGCTGATCACCTCGGTCGACGTGCCTCCGGTCAACGGTCGGCAGGCCTACCGCAAGGTGCGCGACCGGGCCTCGTACGCCTTCGCCGTGGCCTCCGTCGCGGCGGCGCTGGAGGTCGCCGACGGCCGGGTGACCGACGTCCGCCTCGCGCTGGGCGCGGTGGCACACAAACCGTGGCGCGCGTTGATCGCCGAGGAGACGTTGCGCGGCCGGCCCGCGACCCGCGAGAGCTTCCTGGCCGCAGCCGACGCCGAGCTCGCCGCCGCGGCGCCGCTGCGGGACAACGCCTTCAAGGTCCCGCTGACCCGCAACCTCGTCGCCTCGGTGCTGGAGGATCTCGCATGA
- a CDS encoding xanthine dehydrogenase family protein molybdopterin-binding subunit gives MTTVGQPLQRLEGPDKVTGAARYAAEYPVGDDLAYAWVVQSPVPRGALRNVVADPLLDPIAVLWHGNAPRLSDSDDPELALLQSGRISYRGQAVALVVARTLEAARRAAQEITLEIEEEPHDAVLRADHPGLYTPEKVNPFFPAETSDGDVDAALARAPVTVDVTYETPALHNNPMEPHATTALWSGDDLTLYDSNQHPAGVAATVGAVFGLDPSQVHVVTEHVGGGFGSKGIASPNAVLAAMAAKVTGRPVKLVLPRQAMFSMVGYRTPTIQRVRLGASADGVLTAVDHQAISQSSRLFEFAEQTAVVTRHMYTAPNRRTGHRLTRLDMPTPRWMRAPGEAPGMVGLECAMDELAVACGLDPIELRVRNEPAVDPESGLPLISRHYVECLRQGADRFGWAGRDPRPRQRREGDWWIGTGVAGATYPTMALPSTARVRDLGDSRYEVAIAAVDIGTGARTILTQIAADELGVPVEQVRIRIGDSTLPKASMAGGSTGSASWGWAVTGACRELRATGKLEVTYDSSESVSGQKAGKHAFGAHFAEVRVDAVTGEVRVSRLFGMYACGRILNPRTARSQFIGGMVMGMGMALFEEGVLDPAMGEWVNHDLAGYHVPAHADVESVDAAWLDVQDTEANPMGSKGIGEIGIVGSPAAILNAVWHATGVRIRDLPARLDKILPGL, from the coding sequence ATGACCACCGTCGGGCAACCACTGCAACGTCTGGAAGGGCCGGACAAGGTCACCGGTGCGGCCCGGTACGCCGCCGAGTATCCCGTCGGCGACGACCTCGCGTACGCCTGGGTGGTGCAGTCCCCGGTGCCTCGCGGCGCCCTGAGGAACGTCGTGGCCGACCCGCTGCTCGACCCGATCGCGGTGCTGTGGCACGGCAACGCGCCGCGGCTCTCCGACAGCGACGACCCGGAGCTGGCCCTGCTGCAGTCCGGCCGGATCAGCTATCGCGGGCAGGCCGTCGCGCTGGTCGTCGCCCGTACCCTCGAGGCCGCCCGCCGGGCCGCGCAGGAGATCACCCTGGAGATCGAGGAGGAGCCGCACGACGCGGTGCTGCGGGCCGACCACCCCGGTCTCTACACGCCCGAGAAGGTCAACCCGTTCTTCCCGGCCGAGACGTCGGACGGTGACGTCGATGCCGCGCTGGCGCGGGCGCCGGTGACGGTCGACGTCACCTACGAGACGCCGGCCCTGCACAACAACCCGATGGAGCCCCACGCCACGACCGCGCTGTGGTCCGGCGACGACCTGACCCTGTACGACTCCAATCAGCACCCGGCCGGCGTCGCGGCCACGGTCGGCGCCGTCTTCGGCCTCGACCCGAGCCAGGTGCACGTGGTGACCGAGCACGTCGGCGGCGGCTTCGGTTCCAAGGGCATCGCCAGCCCGAACGCCGTGCTGGCCGCGATGGCGGCCAAGGTCACCGGCCGGCCGGTGAAGCTGGTCCTGCCCCGGCAGGCGATGTTCAGCATGGTCGGCTACCGCACGCCGACGATTCAGCGCGTCCGCCTGGGCGCCTCGGCCGACGGCGTCCTCACCGCCGTCGATCACCAGGCCATCTCGCAGAGCTCACGCCTGTTCGAGTTCGCCGAACAGACCGCCGTGGTCACCCGGCACATGTACACCGCGCCGAACCGCCGCACCGGCCACCGCCTGACCCGGCTCGACATGCCCACGCCGCGCTGGATGCGCGCGCCCGGCGAGGCGCCCGGCATGGTGGGCCTGGAGTGCGCGATGGACGAGCTGGCCGTCGCATGCGGCCTCGACCCGATCGAGCTGCGCGTGCGCAACGAGCCGGCGGTCGACCCGGAGTCGGGCCTGCCCCTCATCTCCCGCCACTATGTCGAGTGCCTGCGCCAGGGCGCCGACCGGTTCGGCTGGGCGGGCCGCGACCCGCGGCCCCGGCAGCGCCGTGAGGGTGACTGGTGGATCGGGACGGGCGTGGCCGGCGCGACCTATCCGACCATGGCCCTGCCCTCCACGGCCCGGGTACGGGATCTGGGCGACTCCCGCTACGAGGTGGCGATCGCCGCCGTTGATATCGGCACCGGCGCCCGCACGATCCTCACCCAGATCGCGGCCGACGAACTGGGCGTGCCGGTCGAGCAGGTCCGGATCCGCATCGGCGACAGCACGCTGCCGAAGGCCTCGATGGCCGGTGGCTCCACGGGCAGCGCGTCCTGGGGCTGGGCCGTGACCGGTGCCTGCCGTGAGCTGCGCGCGACGGGCAAGCTCGAGGTGACGTACGACAGCTCGGAGAGCGTCTCGGGCCAGAAGGCGGGCAAGCACGCCTTCGGCGCGCACTTCGCGGAGGTACGCGTCGACGCGGTCACCGGTGAGGTGCGGGTGTCCCGCCTGTTCGGCATGTACGCCTGCGGCCGCATCCTCAACCCGCGTACGGCCCGCTCGCAGTTCATCGGCGGCATGGTGATGGGCATGGGCATGGCCCTGTTCGAGGAGGGCGTCCTCGACCCCGCGATGGGCGAATGGGTCAACCACGACCTGGCCGGATACCACGTGCCGGCGCACGCCGACGTCGAGTCGGTCGACGCCGCCTGGCTCGACGTGCAGGACACCGAGGCCAACCCGATGGGCAGCAAGGGCATCGGCGAGATCGGCATCGTCGGCTCGCCGGCCGCCATCCTGAACGCCGTCTGGCACGCCACCGGCGTCCGCATCCGCGACCTGCCGGCCCGCCTCGACAAGATCCTGCCGGGCCTTTGA
- a CDS encoding family 78 glycoside hydrolase catalytic domain encodes MRAAASKPGQTVRLPHAELFGPDDEIDDRNVPLPVRKPWHQRDEIIVDGAEHWHQPWFSFPGFHHLGIDGGGITHAGAAVDTIRRAATS; translated from the coding sequence GTGCGTGCCGCGGCCTCCAAGCCAGGGCAAACCGTGCGGCTGCCCCACGCCGAGTTATTCGGCCCCGACGACGAGATCGACGACAGAAACGTTCCGCTGCCCGTGCGCAAGCCCTGGCATCAGCGCGATGAGATCATTGTCGACGGCGCCGAACACTGGCACCAACCGTGGTTCTCCTTCCCCGGCTTTCATCACCTCGGAATCGACGGTGGTGGCATCACCCACGCCGGCGCCGCCGTCGACACCATTCGGCGTGCCGCGACGTCCTGA
- a CDS encoding GDSL-type esterase/lipase family protein, whose protein sequence is MDTDKIYSILVPVIRPAVRRTGAQRRRMFDAMRPPTARVVFLGDSITEHGWWDELFPELPTVNRGIGGETTSDLLERLDDAIQSPLAVSLLIGTNDLHGPRRGRDISGIAQRTEHIVRRIRQRAPEAPLLLNSVLPRTGFAARIKQLNEHYRRIAADNGAVYVDLWPTFADQNENLRREYTKDNLHLLPAGYLAWAQVLRPHLAPVATDQ, encoded by the coding sequence ATGGACACCGATAAGATCTACAGCATCCTGGTTCCCGTCATCCGCCCCGCGGTACGACGAACCGGCGCACAGCGGCGCCGGATGTTCGACGCGATGCGACCGCCCACCGCGCGCGTGGTGTTCCTCGGTGACAGCATCACCGAGCACGGCTGGTGGGACGAGTTGTTTCCGGAACTGCCCACCGTGAACCGGGGCATCGGCGGCGAAACCACCTCGGATCTGCTGGAACGCCTCGACGACGCCATCCAGTCACCACTGGCGGTGTCCCTGCTCATCGGAACGAACGACCTGCACGGCCCACGCCGTGGTCGCGACATCTCCGGCATCGCCCAGCGCACCGAACACATCGTGCGACGGATCCGGCAACGAGCGCCCGAAGCACCGCTACTGCTCAACAGCGTGCTACCCCGGACCGGATTCGCCGCACGGATCAAGCAGCTCAACGAGCACTACCGGCGCATCGCCGCCGACAACGGCGCCGTCTACGTCGACCTATGGCCCACCTTCGCCGACCAGAACGAGAACCTGCGGCGGGAGTACACCAAGGACAACCTGCATCTTCTACCCGCCGGATATCTCGCCTGGGCGCAGGTGCTCCGACCGCACCTCGCCCCGGTCGCCACAGACCAGTAG
- a CDS encoding alpha/beta hydrolase: MTYAIDPELVPWLDMLPSGPHTDYDSLVAARSMAELSGVQPVYEPTRAIDVRDTAVPGPSDAPDVPVRIYTPADRDGAVPGLLYIHGGGFVLGTLDMFHMHLLRVADELGIVIVSVDYRLAPEHPFPAPVEDCYAALTWVAARAAELGIDPERLGVGGESAGGGLAAAVALLARDRGGPALCFQYLGIPELDDRLDTPSARAYVDTPVWNRPNAVFSWTSYLGAEPGGDDVSPYAAPARADDLAGLPPAFVSACQFDPLRDEDIAYAQRLAHAGVAVELHHYPGAFHGSSMIQAAGISRRMLADELAALRRGLGVG, from the coding sequence ATGACCTACGCGATTGATCCCGAGCTGGTGCCCTGGCTCGACATGCTCCCCTCGGGGCCCCACACCGACTACGACTCCCTCGTCGCCGCGCGCTCCATGGCCGAGCTCAGCGGGGTCCAGCCCGTCTACGAGCCCACGCGCGCCATCGACGTCCGGGACACCGCCGTGCCCGGCCCGTCCGACGCCCCCGACGTTCCCGTGCGGATTTACACCCCCGCGGACCGCGACGGCGCCGTGCCGGGCCTGCTCTACATCCACGGCGGCGGGTTCGTGCTCGGGACTCTCGACATGTTCCACATGCACCTGCTGCGCGTGGCCGACGAACTCGGCATCGTCATCGTGTCGGTCGACTACCGGCTCGCGCCCGAGCACCCGTTCCCGGCCCCGGTCGAGGACTGCTACGCAGCACTGACCTGGGTCGCCGCCAGGGCCGCCGAACTGGGCATCGACCCGGAGCGGCTGGGCGTCGGCGGGGAAAGCGCCGGCGGCGGCCTCGCCGCGGCTGTGGCGCTGCTGGCCCGTGACCGCGGCGGCCCCGCGCTGTGCTTCCAGTACCTCGGTATCCCGGAGTTGGACGACCGGCTCGACACGCCGTCGGCGCGGGCCTACGTCGACACCCCGGTGTGGAACCGGCCGAACGCCGTCTTCAGCTGGACCAGCTACCTCGGCGCCGAGCCGGGTGGCGACGACGTCTCGCCGTACGCCGCGCCCGCGCGGGCCGACGATCTCGCCGGGCTGCCGCCGGCCTTCGTCTCGGCCTGCCAGTTCGACCCGCTGCGCGACGAGGACATCGCCTACGCGCAGCGCTTGGCGCACGCCGGGGTGGCCGTCGAGCTGCACCACTACCCGGGCGCCTTCCACGGCTCGTCAATGATCCAGGCCGCCGGGATCTCGCGGCGGATGCTCGCCGACGAACTCGCCGCGCTGCGCCGGGGCCTGGGCGTGGGCTGA
- a CDS encoding helix-turn-helix domain-containing protein, with translation MQGLLLRLSGLDADAENAVRVIGFFDRLITARASLDTLVCNTAHLAGCPVGVDVPGQGLALRAKPDSPQVRSGRVPAGAAARALEGGVTVWVARSGPPQPLDEMLLERFAIATAVLLDHSSVPLPELGDPALVELALSATAGAAERSRALHLLGLDTSAEVRVLASTGPLPGLAVPLGAMWAVLAAPAVIPPAGVRLGVGPMVSAWDAPRSWQAARTALRFTADIEPVVWWDRLGSLAPLADRLDRAELDGLADVRALDRLAAHGEDAVAALAALCTTGSARKAAAALHRHHSTMPARLARAEAVLGFEVDSPAGRFRLQLALMLRRLRDNSEGGEE, from the coding sequence ATGCAGGGCCTGTTGCTGAGGCTGTCCGGGCTCGACGCCGACGCCGAGAACGCAGTGCGGGTGATCGGGTTCTTCGACCGGCTGATCACCGCGCGGGCGAGCCTCGACACGCTGGTGTGCAACACGGCCCACCTCGCCGGCTGCCCGGTCGGGGTGGACGTGCCGGGGCAGGGTCTCGCATTGCGGGCGAAGCCGGATTCGCCGCAGGTGCGGTCCGGGCGGGTTCCGGCCGGGGCGGCGGCTCGTGCGCTCGAAGGCGGCGTGACGGTGTGGGTGGCCCGGTCGGGGCCGCCCCAGCCACTGGACGAGATGCTGCTGGAGCGGTTCGCGATCGCGACCGCCGTGCTGCTCGACCATTCCAGCGTGCCGCTGCCCGAACTAGGTGATCCGGCCCTGGTGGAGCTGGCGCTTTCGGCGACGGCGGGGGCGGCCGAGCGGTCCCGGGCGCTCCACCTGCTGGGCCTGGACACCTCGGCCGAGGTGCGGGTGCTGGCGTCGACGGGCCCGCTCCCCGGCCTGGCGGTGCCGCTGGGCGCGATGTGGGCGGTGCTGGCTGCCCCGGCCGTGATCCCGCCCGCGGGTGTCCGGTTGGGGGTGGGACCGATGGTATCGGCATGGGATGCACCGCGCTCCTGGCAGGCGGCGCGGACGGCGCTGCGGTTCACGGCGGACATCGAGCCGGTGGTGTGGTGGGACCGGTTGGGCAGCCTCGCCCCGCTGGCGGACAGACTGGATCGCGCGGAGCTGGACGGACTCGCGGACGTCCGCGCACTCGACCGGCTGGCGGCACACGGCGAAGACGCAGTCGCGGCGTTGGCGGCGCTGTGCACGACGGGCTCGGCGCGCAAAGCAGCGGCGGCGTTGCATCGGCACCACAGCACGATGCCCGCGCGGCTGGCGCGGGCGGAGGCCGTGCTGGGCTTCGAAGTCGACTCTCCCGCGGGGCGCTTCCGCCTCCAGTTGGCCTTAATGCTGCGCCGGCTTCGGGACAATTCGGAAGGCGGAGAAGAATAA
- a CDS encoding transposase, producing MIKRLAEQLNVHPEALRNWIRQAEADAGERADRPTTDILEKNRRLLKENVELRRANEILKAASAYCAVTGSGSA from the coding sequence GTGATCAAGCGGCTCGCGGAGCAGTTGAACGTGCATCCCGAGGCGTTGCGGAACTGGATCCGGCAGGCCGAGGCCGACGCCGGCGAACGTGCGGATCGGCCGACCACCGACATCCTCGAGAAAAACCGGCGGCTGTTGAAGGAGAACGTTGAGCTGCGCCGGGCCAACGAGATCCTGAAAGCCGCCTCGGCGTATTGCGCCGTGACGGGATCCGGGTCGGCGTAA